ATATGGGAACCCTGCATTGTCTAGCATTTTTCGCGCTCTCTTGGATAAAAAGGCTAAATCTCCACTATCTAAACGAATGCCAGTAAGCTTTTGTCCATACTCTTGCATTCGTTTAGCTACTTTAATCGCATTCGGGATACCTGAACCTAAGACATCAAATGTATCAACAAGAAGGATACTTTTGGCAGGGAAAACTTCTGAAAAGGCGAGAAAGGCGTCAAGCTCAGTTGGGAAAAATTGAACAAATAAATGAGCATGTGTACCTGTAGTTGGAACACCATATTTTTTCCCTGCTTTCATATTAGAGGAGTAGTCAAATGCTGCAATATAGGCGGATCTAGCTCCTTGTACTGATGCGTCTCGTCCCTGAGCACGTCTTTTTCCCATTTCAATAACACTTTGCCCATCTGCTGCTGTCACAATTCGAGATGCTTTTGTCATGAGCAGGGATTCGCTGTTCACTGTATTAAGCAACTGGGCTTCTATCCAGATACACTCCATGATAGGGGCAACAATTCGTATGTAGGGAGTGTTTGGAAACACGATTTGGCCTTCTTTCATTGCATGTAAGCTTCCAGTAAAACGTAGTGTGCGAAGTTCTGCTAGAAAAGCTTCCTCATACAAGTTTTTGGAACGCAGATATTCAATGTCGCTCTCATTAAAGTAAAGATTCTCGACAATATCAATGAGTTGTTCTAGACCTCCAAAAGCAACATACCCCCCTAAGTCGCCAGTAAAATCACTGCCTGGCTTAACAAATGGAGCTTTACGATAAAAATCATCAAATACAACTTCCGTGTGGTGAAGGTTCTTTTTGTATAAAGCATACATCATTGTAATCGCGTATTCATCCACATCAAGACCATAATCTTTAGAAGGATCGTAGAATGGGAGTATTTCAAAATCTTGTTCTCCACAAATAGGGCAGGGTGTTTCTTCAGGTGACATTCTAAAAGTAGGTTGTTTACAAAAATGGCACACATGAATATAGCGATATATTTTTGGATCAACAATATCAAAGATTGTTTTTGTCATCTTCGGTCAGTCCTTTCTTTTACAGCATCTTTTGAGAGAAAAGCATACATGATCGATCAATAGTTAGTTACAACCTGCATTCCCATTTGGTTTTTACAATGCTGTAATGCCCAATCGTGTCCAACAGAGTTAAAGCTTGCAACTGCGTCCTCATGAATAATAACTTCAAAGCCTAGGTACCAAGCAGATACCGCCGTATGGAGTATACATATATCAGTGCATGTACCAACAAGATGAATTTGACGAATACCGCGCGTATAAAGCTGTAACGCTAAATCAGTTCCTTCAAATGCGCTATATCTGGTTTTATCCATCCAATAAATAAACGCTTCCTTTTGTTTATAGAGGTTTTGCAGTTCGCCATATAATTGGCGTCCCTCACTCCCGAGCATATTGTGGGGGGGATAGAGCTTCGATTCAGGATGGAAGGGATCTCTTTCTTCGTGTGCATCTATAGCCATCACTACGAATTCTCCCTCTTGTAGAAAGTGATTGGTAAGATGAACAATGCGCTCTTCAATTTTTTGGGCAGGTTCTCCGCACGTCAAAGCACCGTTGGTTGCAACAAAATCATTTGTATAATCGATGATCAGGATAGCTTTTTGGTTCATAAATAAATACCTCCGTTTTGTAAATTCGATTTAACATTGTTAAAACGACTATATTAGATATTAAAAAAAAGAGGGATTAATAGATGCTCACAAATGGCACGTAATTTGTAAATTTATATAGTTTGGCTCGGTTTTGTGAGTATTTAGTCGAGTATTTAGCGGAACCTTCAGCATCTCTGACTTCTTCAATAATCCCTTTTCTATTTATCGTTGACACCAATCGTCTGCTAAAATTAGAGCGATCTACTTTAAAATCGGGTACCACCGTTTCAATGACCTGAAGTAATTCAGATAACGTAAATTCTTCTGGTAGAAATTCTTTTGCAATATTTGTTTGAACCATAATCTCTTGAATTTTTTGTAGAGCATCCTTCAAAATTTCGTTGTGGTCAAACGCCAAATTCATAGACATTGCTTCCTCAACTGTGAACAAACGTGCATCTACGGCATCGTCATCAGCTTTATATCCAGCCAATGCCTGCTCATTAACAAGGGCATAATAAACAACTGTTGGAATCCATCCACCAGGATCACGTCCTGGAGTGTAGTAGGCTTTTAGCTGTTTAATATGTACTTTGTCATTTAAGATATGTGTTTCCTCACGTAATTCACGTTCAGCACATTGATCAAGCGTTTCGTGTTCATTGAGAAAACCGCCTGGAAAAGCCCAATATCCTGGAAAGCGATCACTTTGAGGATCACGCTGAATCAGCAATATTTTTAACTTACGATCGGGAAGTGATTTGTGGTTGGTATCTTTTCTGGGCTCCGATGTAATCGTAAAAATACAAATGTCGGTAGGTAAACCATCAGGAGAGCGATAGACTGGCTTTTCCTTTGGAGGAATTTGCAAAGAAGACAGCTCCTTTCTACAAGTTCTTGAGATTATTTTACATAGTCATTTTGATATTGTCAATATAACTAAATAAAAAACTAGAAGTTTTTACATATATTCTTTTCTTATGACAAAGAAACCGCATTTCACTTGTTTGTAGCTGAGGGATTATATGGCTGTCAAGGGAAGCTTCAAGAAAGAAGTAGGTCAATCAGCGGTTTAAAGAAGCAGGAATGGAAAATAGAGTTTGATAGATAATAATAAAAATGGATCAAAGCACGAACTCTCATCAACTCGGTTTATGCAAGATATTCAGCTTGAATTGCATCTTGTAGGAAAGGAGGATTCCAATGAAGATTAAACTAACTAGTATATTTGTCGATGACCAGAATAAGGCCCTCACATTTTATACGGATGTTTTGGGCTTTGTGAAAAAAAGAGAATTGCCAGCTGGAGATTTTAAATGGTTAACGGTTGTCTCGCCAGAAGGACCGAACGATATTGAATTGCTTCTTGAGCCACTAGGACATCCTGCTGCCAAGACATTCCAAAAGGAAATGTTTGAGGCAGGCATACCTGTAACGGCGTTTGCTGTTGAGGATATTCACAAAGAGTACGAAAGGATGATCGGGCTAGGTGTGGTGTTTAAGACAAAGCCTATAGACATGAATGAGACCTCCATTGCTGTGTTTAATGATACATGTGGTAATCTCATACAACTCTTTCAGGGATGATAAATATGCACGAAGCAATACCAGTTTGGAATGTTAGCTGATAGACTGTACTCCAAGTGATCCTTATCTGACAACATAAATGCCGGTATCCTCTATGATAAGGATACCGGCATTTATGTTGTAAAATTAGTGACGATAAGATGGAGGGACGTAGTGCGTCATGATGTTCTTCCGTACAGGAGTGGAAGTGTCTTTTATTCCGCTCTATAATCCTTCGTTAAAAGCAAGCCATTCAGTATGACAGAGAGGCTCTTTAAAGCCTTGGCTAAGTCAGACTCGGCATTCTCGGAGTTTGCGATCCATAAAGCAGCGTCTACGAGACCTCCATTCAATAGACGTGCTAAGGCTTCACAGTCAGTCGTTGCAATTAGTTGGTCCTCCATCAATTGTTCAAGCATGTGAGCCATTGTTGCTAGGCAATGAGACTGTGATGATCGAGAATAATCATTGCCTAGTACTGATGGTGCGTCTCTTAGCACGATTCGCTGGATCTCTGGCTCAAGCGCCATAGCGAGATAAGCACGACAGCGACTGACGAAGCCTTCCCAATTTCCTTCTGCTGTCTCTGAGATCTTTGCCAATCTGTCATCCATTTCCACATCGATTTCTTGAACAACGGCTGCCAATAAACCCTTTTTATCACCAAAATGATGATAGAGCGCACCGCGCGTTAGTCCCACAGAAGCTGTGAGTTCATCCATGGATGTGTCTGCGTACCCAATCGTGCCAAAAGCCTTCCTTGCCGCGCCCACTAACTTGGCGCATGTTTCTGCAATCATTTCCGTCCGCGCTTTTCGAGCCATTTTTCCTCCTGTTTTCACACGTTGTACATAATGAATTGTCCTCTTTTCTGACTCAATCCCATGTTTATTATTGTTCGACACACAAAGGAATAATCCTTTGAAAATAAGCGATTGTACAGGTGTTATTCATGTGAAGAAACTGGTGGGATGTTTAAAATGAGTATTGACATACGTTATGTATGTGTATTATGGTATTCACATACACGACGTATGTAAAGTTGTTTAATCTGACTGACGAATCCAACAAGGAGGTTGTAAGGAATGAAGATTGCATTGCGAAACGGTATTTATTTGGAGGGAGATTATGCCTAATCCATATCGTGAGTTATTCGATGCCCCTGGCGCAAAGGGTTTCTCGGCTGCTGGTTTTATTGCGCGGATGCCTATATCTATGACTGGCATCGGTCTTGTAACTATGTTGTCTCAGTTACGCGGCGAGTATTGGCTTGCCGGTACTGTTGCCGCTACCTTTGCGTTAGCGACAGCTTTGATGGCCCCTCAAATTTCCCGTTTGGTGGATCGATTAGGTCAATCCCGTGTTTTGCTACCAGCCACAGTGGTTTGCGTGCTATCTATTATCGCCTTACTACTGTGTACCAGATATCAAGCGCCAGATTGGACGTTATTCCTTTTCGCATTATTGGCAGGATGCATGCCTAGTATGCCAGCGATGGTACGTGCCCGATGGACCGAGCTTTACCGAGGCTCGCCAAAGCTGCATACCGCTTTTTCCTTCGAGTCGGTTGTTGATGAAATTTGCTTTATCATCGGCCCGGTCATTTCTGTTGGTTTAAGCGTTATGGTTTTCCCAGAAGCGGGTCCTCTTCTGTCGTGCGTATTTCTAGCAATAGGGGTATTGCTATTCACGGCACAAAAGAGTACCGAACCTGCTGTGCGTCCCCTTAGCACTAGAAGCAAGGGAGCGGTGATCAAGATTGGTTCTTTGAGAGTGCTGGTGTACACACTCGCAGCCATAGGAACCATATTTGGGACAGTGGATGTAGTAAGTGTAGCTTTTTCTGAAAATCAGGGAAATACGGTAGCCGCCAGCATGGTGCTTTCCGTCTATGCTATCGGTTCATGTCTAGCCGGATTGATTTTCGGAACTCTTACGTTGAACGCTCCGCTTTATCGTCAGTTTCTGGGAGCCGTTGCAATATCGACGATGACGATGCTTCCACTTCTGTTCGTAGATAGAATTGCTACGTTAGCAGTCGCTATTTTTTTCGCTGGAATGTCTGTGGCTCCCACTATGATCATCACGATGGGATTGGTGGAAAAAATTGTTCCGGAGTCCCAGATTACGGAAGGAATGACCTGGGCAATCACAGGCTTGGGCATCGGGGTTGCTCTAGGATCAGCTGTAGCTGGATGGTTTGTGGATAGATTTGGCGCACGGTCAGGGTTTTTCGTGGCCGTAGTGGCAGGTGTGCTTGCTCTGGTTATCATAATTCTTGGCTACAGAGCCCTCCGATCAGCATACAATCAAGCGATCATGAGCATGGAGAAAATGTAGTAGATTTGAAATGATTAAACTCATACAAAAACGCCATCCTTTCTGTATACTCCTACAAAAAGAATCGCGTTTTTTTGATATAGGCATCAGGCTGTTGCTGATTATGAATAGAAGGCAAAAGCATTGGACAAGAAGATAGAAAGTATCCGTTCCCATGTATGGATACTTGTGTTATACTACTGGCAATTGCATAACCACCTTCAGGGCAGGGTGAAATTCCCGACCGGCGGTAATGACAATTATGTCTGAGCCCGCGACTCGCAAACCGTTTTTGCGACTGACTTGGTGAAAATCCAAGGCCGACGGTATAGTCCGGATGGGAGAAGGTACAAGGCTTATCACATTTTTCAGTGAGGCACAAGATTAAATTGTGGCGGCCACCGAAGACTGTTTTTTCAAAAATGAGAAGACAGTTTATTTAGACGTATTCAAAAATGTTTTTTGAAGGCGTTACGCGTAAGCGGTGGGTAACTCTTTTTTTGTAGCCTTTTTTAGAAAAATGACATGATAGGCTGTATTTCTCTATGCCCTTTTACTGAAAAGGGCATTTTTTATTGTAAAAAAATAGGTTATGTAAGTAACCAAGGTGCGTTTGCAAGAGTAAAAGCAGTATAAAAGTAATGGGAAAAAACACCGAAAGGAGGAACGCTTTATGAGTGAGTATCAAAAACACGAGAGGAGAGAATGTGAGAATCAAGCGCTTTTGGAGCAATCTTTTATGAAGCTAGCAATCCAATTGGCAGAGGGAGCAAGGCATCAGACATCTCCTAATCCTACAGTGGGTGCTGTTATTGTTAAGCACGGGAGCATCGTAGGAATGGGAGCACATCTGCGAGCAGGTGAATCCCACGCTGAAATTCACGCCTTACGAATGGCTGGGGAAAAGGCAATGGGGGCGACTGTATACGTAACCCTAGAGCCATGCAGTCATTATGGAAAAACACCACCATGTGTACAAGCGCTACTGGAGGCAGGAGTTGCGCGGGTTGTCATCGCTACAGTAGATTCCAATCCACTGGTGGCAGGTAAAGGTTTAGCAGTACTAAAAAATGCAGGTGTTGATGTACAAATCGGTGTATTGGAGAAAGAAGCCCGACAATGTAATGAGTCGTTTTTTCATTATATCAACACGAGAAGGCCGTTTGTTACGTTGAAGACGGCTAGTACATTAGATGGGAAGTTGGCCACAACAACAGGCGATAGCAAATGGATTACAAGTGAAATTGCACGAAGAGAAGTTCATGAGGAAAGAGCCAAATCTGACGCTATTTTAGTGGGCATCAGCACCGTAATACAAGATGATCCTTTACTTACAGCTCGGTTGTATGAAAATGGAAAGCAGCCGATACGTGTCATTCTTGATCAAACACTTCGTATTCCAAAGACAGCTACTATTTTGAAGGATTCTACATCTTTGGTCTGGATTTTTACCACAAGAAGAGCTTCTCAACAAAAAGCAGCGTTCCTGCGTGCAAAAGGAATCCGGATTACGGTGCAGCAGGAAGATCAACTAACGATACCTTTTGTTCTACAAACCTTGGGAGAGGCTGAAATTGTCTCGGTACTTGTGGAAGGTGGTAGCAAGATAAGTGGGGCTTTTTTAGAAGCAAAAGCAATACAAAAAGTAATCGCCTATGTCGCTTTTACACTCGTGGGTGGAGAGCAGGCTCCAGTTGCCTATGGGGGATTCGGCATCCCCTTTATGAAAGATGCAATCAGGCTGAGGGATGTAACCGTAGAGACGGTGAGTGAACAGGAACTGAGGATAACGGGTTACCCACTTTGG
This is a stretch of genomic DNA from Brevibacillus laterosporus DSM 25. It encodes these proteins:
- a CDS encoding nicotinate phosphoribosyltransferase, with the translated sequence MTKTIFDIVDPKIYRYIHVCHFCKQPTFRMSPEETPCPICGEQDFEILPFYDPSKDYGLDVDEYAITMMYALYKKNLHHTEVVFDDFYRKAPFVKPGSDFTGDLGGYVAFGGLEQLIDIVENLYFNESDIEYLRSKNLYEEAFLAELRTLRFTGSLHAMKEGQIVFPNTPYIRIVAPIMECIWIEAQLLNTVNSESLLMTKASRIVTAADGQSVIEMGKRRAQGRDASVQGARSAYIAAFDYSSNMKAGKKYGVPTTGTHAHLFVQFFPTELDAFLAFSEVFPAKSILLVDTFDVLGSGIPNAIKVAKRMQEYGQKLTGIRLDSGDLAFLSKRARKMLDNAGFPYVKIAASSDLDEHTITSLKHQGAKIDIWGIGTKFITAYDTPALGGVHKIVARRTEKDWVALIKISENIDKISNPGCKKTYRLYDQDGMAKGDYICLDHENIQGLKEIQLKHPLNPLKMKRVSHFKAVELLVPIFEEGKLVYDKPSLEEIKKFHQAQKNTFWEEYLRLDNPEVYPVTLSDELRVLKNTMINEIRELALIES
- a CDS encoding cysteine hydrolase family protein, encoding MNQKAILIIDYTNDFVATNGALTCGEPAQKIEERIVHLTNHFLQEGEFVVMAIDAHEERDPFHPESKLYPPHNMLGSEGRQLYGELQNLYKQKEAFIYWMDKTRYSAFEGTDLALQLYTRGIRQIHLVGTCTDICILHTAVSAWYLGFEVIIHEDAVASFNSVGHDWALQHCKNQMGMQVVTNY
- a CDS encoding NUDIX hydrolase, with the protein product MQIPPKEKPVYRSPDGLPTDICIFTITSEPRKDTNHKSLPDRKLKILLIQRDPQSDRFPGYWAFPGGFLNEHETLDQCAERELREETHILNDKVHIKQLKAYYTPGRDPGGWIPTVVYYALVNEQALAGYKADDDAVDARLFTVEEAMSMNLAFDHNEILKDALQKIQEIMVQTNIAKEFLPEEFTLSELLQVIETVVPDFKVDRSNFSRRLVSTINRKGIIEEVRDAEGSAKYSTKYSQNRAKLYKFTNYVPFVSIY
- a CDS encoding VOC family protein; this encodes MKIKLTSIFVDDQNKALTFYTDVLGFVKKRELPAGDFKWLTVVSPEGPNDIELLLEPLGHPAAKTFQKEMFEAGIPVTAFAVEDIHKEYERMIGLGVVFKTKPIDMNETSIAVFNDTCGNLIQLFQG
- a CDS encoding TetR/AcrR family transcriptional regulator, which gives rise to MARKARTEMIAETCAKLVGAARKAFGTIGYADTSMDELTASVGLTRGALYHHFGDKKGLLAAVVQEIDVEMDDRLAKISETAEGNWEGFVSRCRAYLAMALEPEIQRIVLRDAPSVLGNDYSRSSQSHCLATMAHMLEQLMEDQLIATTDCEALARLLNGGLVDAALWIANSENAESDLAKALKSLSVILNGLLLTKDYRAE
- a CDS encoding MFS transporter translates to MPNPYRELFDAPGAKGFSAAGFIARMPISMTGIGLVTMLSQLRGEYWLAGTVAATFALATALMAPQISRLVDRLGQSRVLLPATVVCVLSIIALLLCTRYQAPDWTLFLFALLAGCMPSMPAMVRARWTELYRGSPKLHTAFSFESVVDEICFIIGPVISVGLSVMVFPEAGPLLSCVFLAIGVLLFTAQKSTEPAVRPLSTRSKGAVIKIGSLRVLVYTLAAIGTIFGTVDVVSVAFSENQGNTVAASMVLSVYAIGSCLAGLIFGTLTLNAPLYRQFLGAVAISTMTMLPLLFVDRIATLAVAIFFAGMSVAPTMIITMGLVEKIVPESQITEGMTWAITGLGIGVALGSAVAGWFVDRFGARSGFFVAVVAGVLALVIIILGYRALRSAYNQAIMSMEKM
- the ribD gene encoding bifunctional diaminohydroxyphosphoribosylaminopyrimidine deaminase/5-amino-6-(5-phosphoribosylamino)uracil reductase RibD — protein: MEQSFMKLAIQLAEGARHQTSPNPTVGAVIVKHGSIVGMGAHLRAGESHAEIHALRMAGEKAMGATVYVTLEPCSHYGKTPPCVQALLEAGVARVVIATVDSNPLVAGKGLAVLKNAGVDVQIGVLEKEARQCNESFFHYINTRRPFVTLKTASTLDGKLATTTGDSKWITSEIARREVHEERAKSDAILVGISTVIQDDPLLTARLYENGKQPIRVILDQTLRIPKTATILKDSTSLVWIFTTRRASQQKAAFLRAKGIRITVQQEDQLTIPFVLQTLGEAEIVSVLVEGGSKISGAFLEAKAIQKVIAYVAFTLVGGEQAPVAYGGFGIPFMKDAIRLRDVTVETVSEQELRITGYPLWTDPINS